The proteins below come from a single Lineus longissimus chromosome 5, tnLinLong1.2, whole genome shotgun sequence genomic window:
- the LOC135488234 gene encoding transmembrane protein 35B-like has product MAEISQATRYASMVMGAIFLLSGTVKLININNDVYTFMSAEFKKFASVFPFRPMGIKPSPSVFKTAVGIAEVIPALILIFGSTRLKKYAIFVLIIIMVGAMQTLFCLKEFTQVLVPFSHLLILIWILFSYNHDLKGTKQD; this is encoded by the exons ATGGCGGAGATTAGCCAAGCCACTCGTTATGCGTCGATGGTTATGGGCGCAATATTCCTTCTTTCGGGGACTGTCAAGTTGATAAATATCAACAATGATGTCTACACGTTTATG AGTGCTGAATTCAAGAAGTTTGCCTCCGTCTTCCCTTTCCGGCCGATGGGAATAAAGCCATCCCCCTCAGTATTCAAGACAGCTGTTGGTATCGCAGAAGTAATACCTGCTTTGATACTGATTTTTGGATCAACTCGTTTAAAGAAAtacgccatctttgttttgatcatcatcatggttgGAGCAATGCAGACCTTATTTTGTCTGAAAGAATTTACCCAG GTATTGGTGCCATTTTCCCACCTTCTCATCCTCATCTGGATCCTGTTCTCCTACAATCATGATCTCAAAGGCACCAAGCAGGACTAG